Genomic window (Nicotiana sylvestris chromosome 7, ASM39365v2, whole genome shotgun sequence):
GACTCAATTTCCAAGCTGGCAAAAAGACAATGAAGCAAAAGAGTGTGCATGAATGGGAATAAGCACGTGTTGATTGTGAAAACCTATAGCCTTCCATGAGTTTACCTCATGCCATTCCCTTCCCTATACATTGTGTGGTCTTTAGCTTCTTGTTCCTCTCTTTTCACTATCACTATACCCTACCCTATCTCACATTTTCTTTATTTGTCTTTCACGTATATAGTGTTCAGTACTCGTATTCGGTCAAAACTTTTTCCATACTCAAGACTCGAACCTAAACCTCTAGCCAAGATCGGAGAGATTCTACCCATCCCACACTACAGCCACAACATGGTGGTACCCTATCTCACATCATGATTTCATTGTTCACTCaaatctcaacaacaacaactacgaCAAGGTCCACTATAATTTTACAAGTAGAGTTTAAGAGGGTAATGTGTTTGCAGTCTTACCCTACTTTATAAAAGTAAAAAGTCTATTTCCGATAGACCATCGGCTTAGGAAAAACATAGACACAACATTATCAACAATGACAACTCAAATCTCAAAAAGTAGAAAGATTCAATCAACACTAATAAAAATGGGTCGATATTTTCTGCAAATGCCACTCATATCAATGCTATATAAATAGGACAAGAGTAGTATTACCCCTCATCAGTCATCAGTACTAAAAACTAGTGTTTTCCAGAGTTCTCATATATACTTATTTTAAGTTTTCATTTTGTCAAAAAATGGTGGTAATTGTGAGCGAAAACACATCACCTTTTCTTCCTAGCAGGATTCAAGCAATTGAAGCTAGGCCTGTATTTAGCTTCTGTTGTATGAATAGAGAGTCTGAAAGTGATGATGATGACGACATCGATGATGGAGCAAAAGTGGCACCTGCCGCATAATCTTTGCATGGGTAATTTATCGTTCAGATCATACATCCAAttagaaataatttttttgtccaataaaaaaaaaattgctctCACCAGAAATTATTCCTTAAGAAAATTGGGTTAGGGAGGGACTTGTTACCTCCTTAGAATAAGTAAGAACCCCTATTTAGTCATAAAGGGGAGACTTACACAACCGTAAAGTTGTATTCCTCTAATCTATAGGTTATGAGTACTTCGAGTCGTTGAATCAGTCACTCATATTTGTATTAGGGTAGGCTACCTACATCACTCCTTTTGGATGCGGTTTTTCTCTAAACTTTGCGTGAACACGGAATATTTCGTGCACCGAACTACTTTTGTTTTTAATTTGGTCTTAAAGTCTTTATTGGAGTAGTTAATAGTGATGTGAATGTACGAGGATATCTCAATTTCCTATTCCTAGAGCTAGCAAGTTTATTCATGTAGTGAAAGTAAACGACATCTAATTAAAGAAGTGCTTTGTCTCTACTTCGTTTAGTTGCAAAAATTTCCATTTATTGTCTTCTTTCTGGTATCAGTAATTAGAACCACTTTTTTATTATCTTGGAGCTATTATACATTTGGAATTAAATATCATAAGAGATTAAATAATTAAGGGTGTTCAAATTTAAAAGAAGTGGAAAAAATTTTGACAAAGGGCGTTAAATATGTGTTATATACTTCGAAAACGTAATATTTTACTTATGtaaacagtgtaatttttcgacgaagggtggtcagttgaccaccTTATCAATATGTGGCTTCGCCACTGCTTCCAATGGTGGTTTAATGCATTCCTCATTGACGCAAGCGTCACATGAGCCTGGCTGACCTAAACGGTACGGTTAAGTCTAAGATAAGCACGACCGTCATGGGTGATTTTTAGTATGGGAAGTAACTTTATTCCAAGAAATGAGGAACTTCAAAAAATAATCTACGTTTATACTTCAACCTTCATTTGGAACCACTACTTTAATCATTTCTTGAAACATTAAACTTATATTCTGTGGGTAATTAGTTTCTTGTGTTCTCGCGTTTTAGAATAGAATTGCTACATTTGTGGACTACTTTAGACTTTCCTATTTCCCTTTCCTTTCTAACAAACCCATTTCAAGAAAACCTACAAAAaagaccaaataaaaaaaaatacaacaaaaacacttttttcatggaaaaaagaggaaaaaaacgagagaatatatatatattaaaagagGCAATGAATCTACCTGAAGATGTAATTTTCGAGATTTTGATCAGACTGCCAGTAACTTCTCTGGTTAGGTTCAAATGCGTTTGCAAATCATGGTATTCTCTGATCGAAAACCCTAATCTCATATCAAAGCATTTGCATAATCTGAGCAGCAGAAAAAATTACGTTCGTTTGTTAATTAGTCGCCGCGGAAATATTACAAATAAAAGGGTGGTCTCATTATCCATGAATGACACGTTTGATGTGTTTATTAATCAAGATTTTCCATCATATTTCAATGATAAATTTGGTCACGTTAGACTTATTGGTCCATGTAATGGAATTGTTTGTTTATGTGGATATCCAGATAATATTGTTATTTGGAATCCTTCAATTAGAGATTACAAAATATTGCCCCAATCACAAATTCAACGTCTAGTTGGTTCAACAGTACGAGGGAGTGATTTTGGATTagggtttgattccaaaagaaaTGATTATAAGGTAATACAAATTTTATTTTGTCTTTCAAATGATCGTGTTGTTGTTTATCAAGTTGAGATATATTCATTAAATGAAAATATTTGGAGAAAATATAATGGAATTGTGCCAGCTAAAATAAAGTATGGTAATATTTCTTGGAGTATGATatataaaaatgagattttttgTTGGTTAGCTCAAAATGGTGATAATAATGAGGTAATTCTTTCATTTAATATGAGTGAAGAGATTTTTGAAAATACACCATTGCCATCAAATATTGGAGTTTTTGGGGAGCAAGAAATTAGAAATATTTGGGTTATTTTACCATTAAATGAGTCAATTTCCCTTATTGTTTATTGTTTGAAACAAGTGGAGaaatattttgatatatgggtgataAATGAATTGGGAGTTAAAAATTGTTGGACTAAATTGCAAAGAATTGGCCCCCTTTCTAGGGTTGAGAGGCCTTTAGGGTTTTGGAAAAATGGTGAGTTTATTTTGGAAAATAGCAATGGACAATTGGTGATTTATGATCCTGTAAATCAAGAAGTGAAGACACTTGGCTTTTATGGGAAAAGAGACAGATTGGAGTTGGTTGTTTATAAGGAGAGTTTAGTTTCAGTCAATTGATAATTGTAATGCTATGTGAAAAATAGCAAAGACGAATTCAAAGTCTAGAGTTAGTAagtttaaacttttttttttatatgtatatatttgagCTAAAAGTAGTGGATTCAGTCGAACCCTCAGAACTTGTCCTCGGTTCTCCTATGAGAAATAGTATAGGCTGCATTGCATTTTGAAACCTTGTAGTTGACGTGAAAGTAACTTTTCTTATAAATGCATgtaaatgaataaaaaaaaagaaaagaaaaggacacATTATTTTTAACTTTATATGTGTTTCTCTATTGAATTGCTAATATTCTTTTTACGAGCTTTTGTATTTTGGTACAAGATTGATGGAAAAGCTAATTTGATCATATATTATTGTAATCAGTTGCTTTGGCAATTAAAAATCTTTTTTCACACAGAAAACTGAGTTGTAACGTGCTGATTAGCCGAAAATTGAAGTTTATCCAGTCCCTAAAAAAAATCGCTTTTTATGATTACATCGGCGATAATTCAAAAAAGGGTGATTTTTAATACCGGAATTACAATTGACATGCCAACATGTATACCTAAATCTTCATGAAAGATGTCTTGGTTATGTATCTTATAGGCAAAAATAGGAAAAAGCTACAATGTAACTGAACTTGATTTCCCAAATATTTGATGTGTAATAAAATTTGCTTGAACAACTAGGCAATTCCATTAGTAAGATCTCTATTAAGGGAAAACTCAGCGTGGAAACTAAATTCATCACCTTTGACAATTTTAACTTGTTAATCATTTGCTTTTAAATTCAAGATTTCCACTTTCATGGTTATTAAACGAATTATAGAACTAGTTTGGCTATTAATACACCTTCGGGACGTTTGGTGTCAATAATATGCAACagcaacaacccagtataatcatACTAGTGGTCttgggagggtagagtgtacgcaaaccttacccctacccggagcagtagagagactatttccggaagaccctcggctcaagaaaacgaGGGATAATAGATTCATAACAACAACAGgacccaaaaaaaaataatatcagCAACGTAAAAGACAACAAATAAATGGAAGAGCAATAACACAACATAAACCGCTAGCGGTCAATAAAATGCAAATGGGAGTAAAAAATGAACGCTTTTGAATTTGGCGAAGAGTAGTCAAACTTGGGGCAATAAGAGTTGGCCAATACCAAGTTAAAAATATTAGTCTAGATTCTATGAATACCACTTAAAATTGGCACATCAACATTCTAAATAAAGATGAATGTAGCTATATAGATCACTAATTCACGCTACTTCAAACTGGCAAATGGACATACTAAATAAAGATGGATATAGCTATAAAAGACAAGATCTTAGAAGTACTTAACCAGTACATTTTTCAGTTGTATAGGTTAGTTGTCCTTGATTTTTGATTAGTTTGCTAATGGGAGGATTTCACTTTATCACCATCTCTGGGTCCATAGGACCTATGTAGTTAGGAAACAGAAACCTGAAACTCCACATTAAGGGCTACCGGAAAATGGACTTGTACAGGAATGTAGAAGCAACTTTTTTAGTAGCGGAGATGGCTCAGCGCACTGTTCAGCTTTGGAGTTACCTATCAAGCAGCAGGCACAGTTGACATAAAATTTAATTGCAGAATTGACTTCAAGTCTACATCGAAGCTGAAAGCGAGGGGAGAATCCAGTCCCAACACAAAGAGCACTTCTTCAATTCCTCGTAAGAGCAGTAGCATAACTAGTGCTACGGTGTAATAATGGCTGCATCCAGTTAGCAACTAGAATATCGCCTCTATTTCAACAGCTTAATAGCCGGTCTCTATTTCAGCAGCTTAATACCCCCATCCATCGTCCCTTTGATGTAGCAAACCTCATTTTAGGATTAAATTCCCTACAACATAAAAACTTATCTGTTACTTTTACCTTCTTGGGGTATCTGCCAACATGAAAAAAAGTGTAAAGGCAAGATTCTTACAGTTGTTTCTGTGAAGAGAGAACTCTCTCTCTTAATGTGGATAGATCAGCCAAAATCAGTTTTGTCAAGATCCATTTCCACGCTGCCGTTTAGGATGATCTCTTTTCATGGTTCCTCCTCCATGTATGAACGATCCCTGTATGGGTAAAGAGACTTTGAGGTTCAGAGTTTTGAAAAAATTCAAGCCAAATGAGATAAAAGTCTTTTGAACATGAAAATTTGATGAATCATTCCAGTTTGTCTTACCTTTGATATATGAATGCCGCCTCTTTGATGAGGTGTATAGGAGCGCTGATGCTGGCCGTGGTACATAGGTGAACTGAGagaattgttgggattcatatcCATTCCATTATAACTCCCACGATCAGGCTGACCAATCTCAGTAGCACTGACCATTGTAGTAAGCGAGTCCACAGGCTCCAGCAGCGATGAGATACCTGCCATCCCATTGTACGAGAGGATGCAAGCCATTGCATATACAGAGGCTGCAAGAATCTCAGGAAGAACTTTTCCAGGATGTGAAACCTGCATAACATTCGATTCCAAATTAAACCAACCAAAAATCACATACTCCAATACTATCTTGACATGGCACCAGCGCAGGATACCTAATCACTTTGCTTTGTttcactctcttttcttcttcttttgcttgggGCTGGAGGGGAGGGAGAGGAGATTTTCTCTTTAAAATAGTGCAGGATAGAGGAAATTACCTTGAATAAAATTGCTGCAGCTAATCGCTCTCTCAGGCAGTAAATTTGAGCAACATCAAGAGCTGTCGCCTTGAAAGGAATccacctatcaacaatgaccttAACTGTATTTTCAGGAGAAGACATAACTTTCTCTCCTTGatccgctttaatattatcttccTCACCATCGTCCTCATCAGCATCTTCATAATCACTTCCATCATCATCATTgtcgtcatcatcatcatcttcttcatttCCAGGAGCCACTACAATCTCTGTTGCCAGCAACAAAAGTGGGAGTGGCCCAATGACACTACAGTTCCTTATATGAAGACCTCCATCACCACGTGTTATCTCATCATATACAATTAATGGTCGATCAAAGAATTTTTTGAATGAAAGCTTAAACTTAGTAGAATGAGGGTGCAATCGAACTTTATCGCCACCTGCAGTCTCTATGACAACCCTCCTATCACCTTTCAGAGGCGGAAGCAGTCTTCCAACCATAGGGTACAAACCAGCAACAAGAACAGCATGTAATATGCCTGGATCCTGTGCGTTAAGGCTACAGGAAGATCCATCTCCTGGAATAAACCCATTCCGCAAGAGTTCAGATTGCAGTTGTTTACGCATTCCTGATAACATGTTCATAGTACTTGAGGATATAAAGTACGTAGAACAAAACCTCGACTCTTGGCCACTTTCTTTCGCACTTTTCCAGCC
Coding sequences:
- the LOC104214270 gene encoding F-box/kelch-repeat protein At3g23880-like, with protein sequence MEKRGKKRENIYILKEAMNLPEDVIFEILIRLPVTSLVRFKCVCKSWYSLIENPNLISKHLHNLSSRKNYVRLLISRRGNITNKRVVSLSMNDTFDVFINQDFPSYFNDKFGHVRLIGPCNGIVCLCGYPDNIVIWNPSIRDYKILPQSQIQRLVGSTVRGSDFGLGFDSKRNDYKVIQILFCLSNDRVVVYQVEIYSLNENIWRKYNGIVPAKIKYGNISWSMIYKNEIFCWLAQNGDNNEVILSFNMSEEIFENTPLPSNIGVFGEQEIRNIWVILPLNESISLIVYCLKQVEKYFDIWVINELGVKNCWTKLQRIGPLSRVERPLGFWKNGEFILENSNGQLVIYDPVNQEVKTLGFYGKRDRLELVVYKESLVSVN